The Vicia villosa cultivar HV-30 ecotype Madison, WI unplaced genomic scaffold, Vvil1.0 ctg.002646F_1_1, whole genome shotgun sequence genome window below encodes:
- the LOC131639456 gene encoding probable LRR receptor-like serine/threonine-protein kinase IRK encodes MQAQFIIITLSLFLILFVPFQVISLYQPFNEDMLGLIVFKSGLEDPKNKLSSWNEDDYSPCNWEGVKCDPITNRVSSLVLDGFSLSGHIGKSLMKLQFLQILSLSRNNFTGKINHDLLVTLWNLKVVDLSENSLSGTIPDELFQQCWSLRVLSFAKNNLTGTIPESLSSCYSLASLNFSSNQLNGELHSGMWFLKELQSLDLSNNFLKGEIPEGVQNLYDLRELRLGRNLFTGRIPENIGNCLLLKMIDFGDNLLTDEIPESIQRLTSCTLLNLQGNFLNGSIPHWIGELNNLEILDLSSNRFSGSIPSGIGGLRSLQVLNLSTNNIFGSIPASIKELKSLYVLDLSDNKLNGSIPLEIEGTVSLIELKLQRNLLGGRIPVQIANCSALKSLNLAHNNLIGSIPATIANLTNLQSADLSWNKLSGTLPKKLTNLTHLSSFNVSYNHLQGELPIGGFFNTITPSFVHGNPLLCGSVVNHSCDRSYHPKPIVLNPNSNYNSSRTSLQNHHHKIMLSISVFIAIGAAVSIVVGVVAVTVLNIHVRSSVSHSGSPFGLSGGEDNSFLPEKDPKCGKFVMINGDDVEFSDEVNNLLKEGNEIGRGGFGVVYCVVLRDQNFVAIKKLLGSSMTKSQEEFEREVQKLGKIRHQNLVGLEGYYWNSSFQLIIYEYFSRGSLHKLLHDDDQSKIEFSWRARFKVILGIAKGLAYLHQMNIIHYNLKSTNVFIDIHDEPKIGDFGLVNLLPILDHCVLSSKIQSALGYTAPEFACRTVNITEKCDVYGFGILVLEIVSGKKPVEYMEDDVVVLCDMVRSSLEDGKVEQCIDEKLVGYFSPEEAIPVIKLGLVCASQVPSSRPDMADVVNILETIQCSSEGQQEEIQ; translated from the exons ATGCAAGCTCAATTCATCATCatcaccctttctttgtttctTATTCTTTTTGTTCCATTCCAAGTGATCTCACTATACCAACCTTTCAATGAAGATATGCTAGGATTGATAGTGTTCAAATCAGGTCTAGAAGATCCAAAAAACAAACTTTCTTCTTGGAATGAAGATGATTATAGTCCTTGCAATTGGGAAGGTGTGAAATGTGACCCTATAACAAATAGAGTTTCTTCTCTTGTTCTTGATGGATTCTCTCTTTCGGGCCATATCGGTAAGAGTCTTATGAAGTTGCAGTTCCTTCAAATTCTTTCACTTTCTAGGAACAACTTCACAGGAAAAATAAACCATGATCTTCTTGTCACACTTTGGAATCTAAAAGTTGTTGATTTGAGCGAAAATAGTCTCTCGGGAACTATTCCGGACGAGCTTTTTCAACAATGTTGGTCGTTAAGAGTTTTATCTTTCGCGAAAAACAATCTGACAGGTACTATCCCCGAGTCTTTGAGCTCGTGCTACTCGTTGGCAAGTTTGAACTTTTCGTCTAATCAGTTGAATGGTGAGTTACATTCCGGAATGTGGTTTCTGAAGGAACTTCAATCGCTTGATCTCTCGAATAATTTTCTTAAAGGAGAAATTCCTGAAGGAGTTCAAAATCTATATGATTTGAGAGAGTTAAGACTAGGGAGGAATTTGTTCACCGGTAGGATTCCGGAGAATATAGGAAACTGTTTGCTCTTGAAGATGATCGATTTCGGTGATAATCTTCTAACCGATGAAATTCCGGAGTCGATACAAAGACTCACTTCATGCACATTGTTGAATTTGCAAGGGAATTTTCTCAATGGAAGCATTCCACATTGGATCGGCGAATTGAACAatcttgagatattggatcttTCTTCTAACAGATTTTCGGGTTCGATTCCATCTGGAATCGGAGGTCTTAGAAGTTTGCAAGTTTTGAACTTATCTACAAACAATATCTTTGGTTCGATTCCGGCGAGTATTAAAGAGCTTAAATCTTTGTATGTTCTTGACTTAAGTGATAACAAGCTTAATGGAAGCATTCCTTTAGAAATAGAAGGAACAGTTTCACTTATTGAATTGAAGCTTCAAAGGAATTTGTTAGGTGGAAGAATTCCAGTTCAAATTGCAAACTGTTCAGCTCTAAAATCTTT GAATCTTGCACACAACAATCTTATTGGATCAATCCCTGCAACAATTGCAAACCTAACAAATCTTCAATCTGCAGATTTGTCATGGAACAAACTCTCCGGAACTTTACCGAAAAAGCTCACAAATCTTACACATCTTTCCTCATTCAATGTTTCATATAACCATCTTCAAGGTGAATTACCAATTGGTGGATTCTTCAACACAATCACTCCTTCATTTGTTCATGGAAATCCATTGTTGTGTGGTTCTGTTGTTAACCACTCATGCGATCGATCTTATCATCCGAAACCTATTGTTTTGAACCCTAATTCAAATTACAACAGTTCAAGAACTTCTTTACAAAACCATCATCATAAGATAATGCTTAGTATATCGGTTTTTATTGCTATTGGTGCGGCGGTTTctattgttgttggtgttgttgctgTTACGGTTTTGAATATCCATGTTAGGTCTTCGGTTTCACATTCTGGTTCTCCGTTTGGATTATCCGGTGGTGAGGATAATAGTTTTTTGCCAGAAAAAGATCCAAAATGCGGAAAATTCGTGATGATTAATGGTGATGATGTTGAGTTTTCCGATGAGGTGAACAATCTTCTTAAAGAAGGTAATGAAATTGGCCGCGGTGGATTTGGAGTTGTTTATTGTGTAGTCCTTCGAGATCAGAATTTTGTTGCGATCAAGAAGCTTTTAGGTTCGAGTATGACAAAATCACAAGAAGAATTTGAGCGAGAAGTTCAAAAGCTTGGTAAGATTAGGCATCAAAATCTTGTGGGACTTGAAGGCTACTATTGGAATTCATCTTTTCAGCTTATAATTTATGAGTATTTTTCTAGAGGGAGTTTGCATAAGCTTCTACATGATGATGATCAAAGCAAAATTGAGTTTTCTTGGAGAGCAAGGTTCAAGGTTATTTTAGGAATAGCAAAAGGTTTGGCCTATTTACATCAAATGAACATAATCCATTATAACCTAAAATCTACTAATGTTTTTATCGATATTCACGATGAACCGAAAATCGGAGATTTTGGTTTGGTGAACTTATTACCAATTCTCGACCATTGTGTTTTGAGCAGCAAAATTCAAAGTGCGTTAGGATACACAGCTCCTGAGTTTGCGTGTCGCACGGTTAACATAACGGAAAAGTGCGACGTATATGGTTTTGGAATTTTGGTTCTAGAAATTGTGAGCGGAAAAAAACCCGTGGAGTATATGGAGGATGACGTCGTTGTTCTATGTGATATGGTGAGAAGTTCGTTGGAAGATGGGAAAGTTGAACAATGTATCGATGAGAAACTTGTTGGTTATTTTTCGCCCGAGGAGGCGATTCCTGTGATTAAATTGGGATTGGTTTGTGCGTCGCAAGTGCCTTCAAGTCGTCCTGATATGGCTGATGTTGTTAACATATTAGAGACGATACAATGCTCTTCAGAAGGACAACAAGAGGAAATACAGTGA
- the LOC131639457 gene encoding protein transport protein Sec61 subunit beta-like, translating into MALGGGNPQRGSAAATASMRRRKTAGGGASGGAAGTMLQFYTDDAPGLKISPNVVLVMSIGFIAFVAVLHVMGKLYFREA; encoded by the coding sequence ATGGCTTTAGGTGGAGGAAATCCCCAACGAGGAAGTGCAGCGGCTACCGCAAGCATGAGGAGAAGGAAAACAGCAGGTGGTGGAGCCTCAGGAGGAGCAGCTGGAACTATGCTTCAATTTTACACTGATGATGCACCTGGACTCAAAATCTCCCCTAATGTAGTACTTGTGATGAGCATTGGTTTTATAGCTTTTGTTGCTGTTCTTCATGTGATGGGCAAACTGTATTTCAGAGAGGCTTAA